The following are encoded in a window of Armatimonas rosea genomic DNA:
- a CDS encoding protease inhibitor I42 family protein gives MQNKPRVITEADQGKEIKLRLGETFTIQLAANPTTGYSWYLLTGPAPWTPVSRKYVTDPHKPNLTGVGGKETFTFKAESVGGGFLRLLYLRGFEEKINTDKAFQVRIVVQK, from the coding sequence ATGCAAAATAAACCACGTGTGATCACTGAGGCGGATCAGGGCAAGGAGATTAAGCTCAGGCTTGGGGAGACCTTCACGATCCAGCTCGCCGCCAACCCGACCACGGGCTACAGCTGGTACCTGCTCACCGGACCCGCGCCCTGGACCCCCGTCTCCCGAAAGTACGTCACCGATCCGCACAAGCCCAACCTAACCGGAGTCGGGGGCAAAGAGACCTTCACCTTCAAGGCCGAGAGTGTCGGAGGCGGTTTCCTGCGGCTACTTTACCTGCGCGGCTTCGAGGAGAAAATCAATACGGACAAAGCCTTCCAAGTGCGCATCGTTGTGCAAAAGTAG
- a CDS encoding sugar phosphate isomerase/epimerase family protein: protein MKANTLNIGVATYTLRNLPTDAAISVLQRLAIKTCSLKDSHLPMKATPDELKAIVAKFTAAGIMPLSVGNVGMKDEASMRAAFEYAKASGVGIMVCAPPLNSIPILDKLVKEFDIKLALHNHGPEDKNFPTPYEAYNAAKGFDPRIGLCVDVGHCARAGKDPAKAILDCRDRVYDIHLKDVSVVAPNGKPIEVGRGGLDIPSILKALIAIKFTGNVGFEYEKDAKDPVLGLAESVGYVRGVLKTL, encoded by the coding sequence ATGAAAGCAAACACACTCAATATCGGGGTGGCGACCTACACGCTCCGGAACCTACCCACCGATGCGGCGATCTCGGTGCTCCAGCGCCTCGCGATCAAGACCTGCTCGCTCAAGGACTCGCACCTGCCGATGAAGGCGACCCCCGACGAGCTCAAGGCGATTGTTGCCAAGTTCACGGCGGCGGGGATCATGCCGCTCTCCGTGGGCAATGTCGGCATGAAGGACGAGGCGAGCATGCGGGCGGCGTTTGAGTATGCCAAGGCATCCGGGGTGGGGATCATGGTCTGCGCTCCGCCCCTCAACTCGATCCCGATCCTGGACAAGCTGGTCAAGGAGTTCGATATCAAGCTCGCGCTCCACAACCACGGGCCGGAGGACAAGAACTTCCCGACCCCCTACGAGGCCTACAACGCCGCCAAGGGCTTCGACCCGCGCATCGGGCTATGTGTCGATGTGGGCCACTGCGCCCGCGCCGGCAAGGACCCCGCCAAGGCGATCCTCGACTGCCGTGACCGGGTCTACGATATCCACCTGAAGGATGTCAGCGTGGTCGCGCCCAATGGCAAGCCGATCGAGGTCGGGCGGGGCGGGCTGGACATTCCCTCGATCCTCAAGGCGCTGATCGCCATCAAGTTCACCGGCAATGTCGGCTTTGAGTACGAAAAAGACGCCAAAGACCCCGTGCTAGGCCTCGCCGAGTCTGTGGGCTATGTCCGCGGCGTCCTCAAGACCCTCTAG
- a CDS encoding DEAD/DEAH box helicase yields MTFESLGLRAELLRALTDSGYTEPTPIQAQAIPMILEGRDVLAAAQTGTGKTAGFTLPMLQKLSSGKTAAHPRRMPIRALILTPTRELAAQIEESVRTYGAHLPQLRAAVVFGGVKIGPQITTLNKGVDILVATPGRLLDHISQRTVNISQVEILVLDEADRMLDMGFIRDIKKILSLMPHKRQNLLFSATFSNEIKDLADGLLDSPVRVEVPRENLESELVTQCAYLVSKESKRELLEHLLATELKGQALVFTRTKHGADRLCKQLVRGGTQAAAIHGDRSQPQRTRALADFKAGTIRVLVATDIAARGLDIDQLPFVVNYELPNVPEDYVHRIGRTGRAGALGQAVSLVSADERAYVTAIEKLISKKIERKVPVDFTPSVVETEETPTAPPHRSQGQRSQNQQPRQFPRPKSLGGSSSAGGSSEGRRSAGSRNFGSGRRSY; encoded by the coding sequence ATGACTTTCGAATCCCTCGGCCTGCGTGCCGAGCTTTTGCGCGCCCTCACTGACTCCGGCTACACCGAGCCCACCCCGATCCAGGCACAGGCCATCCCCATGATTCTGGAGGGCCGTGATGTCCTCGCCGCTGCCCAGACCGGCACCGGCAAGACCGCAGGCTTTACCCTGCCGATGCTCCAGAAGCTCAGCAGTGGCAAGACCGCCGCACACCCGCGCCGCATGCCGATCCGCGCCCTCATCCTCACCCCCACCCGCGAGCTCGCCGCCCAGATCGAGGAGAGTGTGCGCACCTACGGTGCCCATCTGCCCCAGCTCCGCGCCGCCGTGGTCTTTGGCGGTGTCAAGATCGGGCCGCAGATCACCACCCTCAACAAGGGGGTCGATATCCTGGTCGCCACCCCCGGCCGCCTTTTAGACCATATTAGCCAGCGCACGGTCAATATCAGCCAGGTCGAGATCCTTGTCCTGGACGAGGCCGACCGGATGCTGGACATGGGCTTTATCCGCGACATCAAGAAGATTCTCTCCCTGATGCCCCACAAGCGCCAGAACCTGCTCTTCTCTGCCACTTTTTCCAATGAGATCAAGGATCTCGCCGATGGCCTGCTCGATAGCCCCGTTCGGGTCGAGGTGCCGCGGGAGAACCTGGAGAGCGAGCTGGTGACCCAGTGCGCCTACCTGGTCTCCAAGGAGAGCAAGCGTGAGCTCCTGGAGCACCTGCTCGCCACCGAGCTCAAGGGCCAGGCGCTGGTCTTTACCCGCACCAAGCACGGGGCCGACCGCCTCTGCAAGCAGCTGGTTCGGGGCGGGACACAGGCCGCTGCGATCCACGGCGACCGGAGCCAGCCGCAGCGCACCCGCGCCCTCGCAGACTTCAAGGCGGGGACCATCCGCGTCCTGGTTGCCACCGATATCGCGGCCCGTGGCCTGGATATCGACCAGCTTCCCTTCGTGGTCAACTACGAGCTGCCCAATGTCCCGGAGGACTATGTCCACCGCATCGGGCGCACGGGCCGCGCGGGTGCCCTAGGTCAGGCAGTCTCTCTGGTGAGCGCCGACGAGCGTGCCTACGTGACGGCCATTGAGAAGCTGATCTCCAAGAAGATCGAGCGCAAGGTGCCCGTAGACTTCACGCCCTCCGTCGTGGAGACCGAGGAGACCCCGACCGCACCGCCGCACCGGAGCCAAGGCCAGCGTAGCCAGAACCAGCAGCCCCGCCAGTTCCCACGCCCGAAGTCACTGGGCGGCAGCTCTAGCGCGGGCGGGAGCAGCGAAGGCCGACGCTCCGCCGGGAGCCGCAACTTCGGTAGCGGCCGGCGCAGCTACTAG